TGAGGAGGAGCAAACCAACAACTACATCGCCTACGGGACTTACTCGATCGCGGAGGAGTTGAACGCGGGGGCATACGTCGTTGTTCGCGATGACCGGTCGGCTGAGGAGGACAGTCCCATCCTGTTCGGGATCCATTCAGGTGGCGAGCTGACTGACGCCCTTGAATACTGGCTTGAGGCCGCGTACGCGCGGGGAAGAAACGGTTCGGCTGAGGTCGAAGGATACGGTTTCGATCTCGGCTCTAAATTCGAGTTCGATCTACCGCTGGCGCCATCCATCACGTTTGGCTACGCATTCGGCACCGGCGACGGCGATCCGGATAACGATGTAGACCGGAGCTTCAGGCAGACCGGACTGCAGAACAATGAAGATGACTTCAAGTATTACGGAGAGCTGTTCGATCCTGAGCTTAGCAATCTCGCGATCTTTACGGTTGGCGCGGGTACCACACCAACCGAGCAAAGCTATGTCGATCTCGTCTATCACGACTATCGCCAGCACAAGGCCGCCGACAGCTTGCGCGACGCGGGCATCGACGCCGTCCCAAACGGGAAGAGCAAAGACTTGGGCAGCGAGCTTGATCTGATCCTCGGATACGAACACAGGCGCTTAGAGCTCGCTTTGAACCTCGGCTACTTCATGCCCGGCCAAGCTTTCGCGCCGGCCTTCGAACCCAGCTTTCTGGCCCGCTTCGAGGCGCAGTTTGGCTTTTGAGCCCGTCAAAGCGCCCGCACGTTTCTTTTCCGCGGCTCGAAAGGCTTACCGTGGTGCTTATGGCTTAGGGCCGGTTATCCACCGCTTCCCCTTCCTTCTTGACGGGCATCATGTCCGCCTTGCTCACGCCCAACAGCACCGCGTAGGTGCTCGCGACATAAACGGACGAATACGTGCCGATCAGAATGCCCACGATCAGCGTGAACGAGAACGCCGCCAGCACCTCACCGCCCAGGAAGTAAAGCGCCGACAATACCAGCAGGGTCGAGACGCCGGTCATGATGGTGCGCGCCAGAGTCTCGTTAATGGAGATATCCACGATCTCCACCACCGATCGTTTGCGGATCTTGCGGAAATTCTCGCGGATGCGATCGAACACGACGATAGAGTCGTTCAGCGAGTAACCGATGATGGTCAGCACCGCTGCCAGCACATTGAGATCAAAACTCAAGCCTGAAAGGGACAGCACCGCCAGGGTGAAGATGACATCGTGCACCAGCGCGATGACCGCGCCCAGCGCGAATCGCCACTCGAAGCGCATGGACACGTAGATCAGAATGCCGATCAGCGCATAAAGCAGCGCGAGACCGCCCTGCTCGCGCAATTCCTC
The Gammaproteobacteria bacterium DNA segment above includes these coding regions:
- a CDS encoding alginate export family protein: EEEQTNNYIAYGTYSIAEELNAGAYVVVRDDRSAEEDSPILFGIHSGGELTDALEYWLEAAYARGRNGSAEVEGYGFDLGSKFEFDLPLAPSITFGYAFGTGDGDPDNDVDRSFRQTGLQNNEDDFKYYGELFDPELSNLAIFTVGAGTTPTEQSYVDLVYHDYRQHKAADSLRDAGIDAVPNGKSKDLGSELDLILGYEHRRLELALNLGYFMPGQAFAPAFEPSFLARFEAQFGF
- the secF gene encoding protein translocase subunit SecF, with the translated sequence MEFLKKTPTIAFMRYRRVAMWVSLTVLVVSVALFVTRGFNFGIDFTGGTVIEVAYPQAVDLGELRETLEGAGFEDSIAHHFGTSSEVLIRIPPRAGENPAELSDHVLEALRAKDADVEMLRVEFVGPQVGEELREQGGLALLYALIGILIYVSMRFEWRFALGAVIALVHDVIFTLAVLSLSGLSFDLNVLAAVLTIIGYSLNDSIVVFDRIRENFRKIRKRSVVEIVDISINETLARTIMTGVSTLLVLSALYFLGGEVLAAFSFTLIVGILIGTYSSVYVASTYAVLLGVSKADMMPVKKEGEAVDNRP